GTCAACGACATGTTCGGCGACATCGTCAAGGTGACCCCCAGCTCCAAGATCGTCGGCGACATGGCCATGTTCATGGTGCAGAACAACCTCGAGCCGGAGGACATCTTCGAGCGGGGGCATGAGCTGACCTTCCCCCAGGGCGTCATCGACTTCTTCAAGGGGATGATCGGCCAGCCCTACGGCGGTTTTCCCAAGGAGCTGCAGAAGATCATCCTCAAGGACGAGCAGCCCCTGACCTGCCGGCCGGGCGAACTGCTGGAGCCGGTCGACCTCAAAGCGAAAAAGGAGGAGCTGGAGAAAAAGCTGGGTCATCCCGTCAGCGACCGCGACGTGCTGTCGGCGGTTCTCTATCCCGGTGTCTTCGAGGAGTTCGACCGCCATCGCCAGACCTATTCCGACACCTCGGTGCTGCCGACGCCGGTCTTCTTCTACGGTCTCGATGTCGGTGACGAGGTGACCATCGACATCGAAGAGGGCAAGACCCTGATCATCAAGCTCAACGCCATCGGCCGGGTGCAGGAGGACGGCACCCGCAACATCTACTTCGAGCTGAACGGCATGCCGCGCACCGCCCAGGTCAAGGACCTGTCGGTGGAGGCGGGCGGGTCGAGCCGGCAGAAGGCCGACCCGGACGACGAACGTCAGGTCGGTGCTCCCATGCCGGGCAAGGTGTTCAAGCTGCTGGTCAAGGTCGGCGACGTGGTCAAGGAGGGGGACACCCTGCTGACCACCGAGGCGATGAAGATGGAGACCAACGTCAAGGCGAAGATCTCTGCCGAGGTCAAGGAGATTCTCTGCCAGGAAGGCGACCAGGTCGACCAGGGCGATCTGCTGGTTGTACTTGGCTGAACCCTATCCGTCGTCACAACGGATGTCTTTGGCCGGATCCGCAGGGTCCGGCCCTTTTTTTTCAGGGGCGGTTCTTTTCCGCCAGCCCGGCGTTGGGTGCCTCTTCACTTGTGCGGCGTACCATCCAGGTACGCCTCCGCGCTCATCGGCGCCCGCCTTGATCTGACGAAAAACTCCTCGCCCTTGAACGGGGTGGGCTGGTGGAGGGCGTCCCTCTTGCCGGCAGGTTTGGCAGGGGCGGTTCTTTTCCGCCAGCCCGGCGTTGGGTGCCTCTTCACTTGTGCGGCGTACCATTCAGGTACGCCTCCGCGCTCATCGGCGTCATCCGCGGCAGCGCATGGTTCCGGTTTTCCTTTCCCGTTCTGTAAGTGAAATGTCGTATTTCGTCACGCCCGGCCGTATGCTGGGGTGTGCCGCAATGCTGAAAGACGTATCGCCAGGAGGGTCCATGAACGCCGAATCCATCGGTCGCGCCGGTGACTTCGACCGGCTCGACATTCCCCTCTTTCTCGACGCGGTGCCGGCCGGCTTTCCCTCGCCGGCTTCCGACTACAAGGAGCGTACCCTCGATCTGAACGAACTCTGCGTCAGGAATCCCGCCGCCACCTACTTTGTCCGGGCGCAGGGGGATTCGATGATTGAGGCCGGCATCTTTCCCGGTGACGTGCTGGTGGTCGACCGCTCGCTGGAGGCCCGGCACGGCGATGTTGTCATCGCCGAGTTCAACGGCGAATTGACGGTGAAGAGGCTGGAGCTGAAGCCCGAGGTGCGGCTGGTGCCGATGAACCGCCGGCACGCGCCGGTGCCGGTGCCGGAAGGGGCCGAGCTGGAGATCTTCGGCGTGGTCACCACGGTCATTCATACCCTGCGCCGGCCATGAGACGTTTCGCCCTGGTCGACTGCAACAACTTCTACTGCAGCTGCGAGCGCCTGTTCCGGCCGGACCTGAAGAAGGTGCCGGTGGTCGTGCTCTCCAACAACGACGGCTGCGTCGTCGCCCGCAGTTCGGAGGCCAGGGCGCTGGGAATCGGCATGGGTGCGCCCCTGTTCAAGGTGCGGGAGACGGTGAGGCGTCACAACGTCCGGGTCTTTTCCTCCAACTACGCCCTGTACGGCGACATCTCCGCCCGGGTGATGCAGACTCTCGAACGGTTCAGTCCCGACTTGGAGATCTACTCCATCGACGAGGCGTTTCTCGACCTGAGCGGCGTTGCCTCGCCAGTGGAATATGGACAGGAGATCCGCGCCACCGTCCACAAGCACGTCGGCGTGCCGGTAAGCGTCGGCATCGGGCCGACCAAAACCCTGGCCAAGCTGGCCAACTACGCCGCCAAGAAGTTCAAGGCGACCGGCGGTGTGGTCGACCTGAGTGACCCGCAAAAGCAGCAGCGCCTGCTGGCGATCGCGCCGGTCGGTGAGGTCTGGGGCGTCGGCCGGCGGCTTGCCGCCAGCCTGCAGAAGCTGGGCGTGACCACGGCGCTCGATCTGGCCCGCACGGAGCCGCGCCGCATCCGGAGGCGCTATTCGGTGGTGCTGGAGCGGACCGTGCGCGAGCTGAACGGGGAGAGCTGCATCGATCTGGAGGCGATGCCGGCGGCGAAAAAGCAGATCGTCTGCTCCCGCTCCTTCGGCGAGAAGCTGACTGATTATGCGGATGTGCGCCAGGCGGTGTACGAGTTCGCCGCCCGCGCCGCCGAAAAGCTGCGCAGGGAAGGACAGCTGGCCCGCATGGTTCATCTCTTCATCCGGACCAGTCCGTTTGATGGAACCGGCCCCGGCTATAACAACGCCGCCACCGGCACGCTGCCTTGTCCCAGCGCCGACAGCCTGGAAATTCTGGCCCTTGTCACCCGCCTGTTCGACGACATCTGGCAGGACGGCTGCCGCTACGCCAAGGCCGGGGTGATGCTCGGCGATTTCTGTACTCCCGACCAGGTGCAGCCCGATTTGTTCGCGGCCGAAGCGGACCATGACCGAAGCGACAGGCTGATGCGGGCCATCGACGCCATCAACCACGGCGGGCGGGGCAAGGTCTGGTTCGGCGGCCAGCGCCCGCAGAAGGACTGGTTCATGCGCCAGGCACATCTGTCACCGGCCTACACCACACGCTGGGAGAGTATTCCGGAGGTTGGGTGAAGGCGTAAGTTTCCCCACCGTGGGGGGGATTGAAAAAATGTTAAGCCATCTTTACTTGCGACGATAAGATTAAAGTAAGTCATTGCCTTGCGGAGGGAATGGCGTGAAAAACAAAGAACTGCAAGCTATTGTCCGAGCTATCGGCGATTTGCCTCCCATGCCGATCGTTGCTGTGAAGGTGCTGGAAATGCCCCAGAAACCGGACACCACCGCAGGGAAGCTGGCCAAGACCATTGCCAGCGACCAGGCTGTTTCAGCCCGTGTACTGAAAATCGTTAACTCATCTTTTTACAGCCTGCGACGCAAAATCACCTCCCTTGAACATGCCATTGTTATTCTGGGCGAAAAAACTGTTAAAAGTTTGGTGTTTGCTGCGACTATCAGAGGGATCAACAAATCCTGCGGGCTGATGGAGAAGATACTGTGGGAGGATTCGCTCGGCTGCACCATCGGTTCGCGGATGGTGGCGGTCTGGTTCAAGTCGGCCGATCCGGAGGAAGCCTTTGTCGCCGGACTCTTCCGTCATAACGGCAAGATGGTGTTCAACAATCTGGACCCTGAAAAGTTCCGCAAGGTGATGGAGGCGGTCTGCAATGGTGAGGGGAGCGAGGAGGAGATGGAGGCTCTCTTCTTTCCCTACGGACATGCCGAGGTCGGTGAGGCGGTGCTGACCAAGTGGAATTTTTCCGAGGATCTGGCCCAGGTCGCCCGCTATCACAACGATATTTCCGGCATCGATCCCGTCGAACAGTCCAGGGATTCAAAGTCGGAAAAGATTATCGGTTCGACAAAGAGGTTCTGAGAAGCTGGGCCGAGGAATAGAACCCGAAATTCCAGGGCGGTAGCCAATTAAAACAGGACAAAGTGATGATTCCACGTTGGATGAAGATCGCCCTGTCTGCATCAGTGCTTGCCCTGCTGGCCGGAATTTTCCTCTACGGCCGCACCGAAATAGAGCGCGAGATGACCCGGCTGCTCAGCCAGGAGACCTTGAACGTCAATCTCGGTTCTAGTGTTCTCGCGCGTAATCTGGAAAGCATTTCCCGCGACCTGAGTTTCCTTTCTACGTACAGCGCCCTGAAAAACGCACTAGATGATCCCTCGTCCAAATCGCTGCAACTTCTAGCCAATGACTTTGCCAATTTCTCGCGCAGCAAAGGCATCTACGACCAGATACGCTGGCTGGACGAAACAGGCATGGAGATTGTTCGGGTTGATTACGCGGAAGGCAAGGCTGTGGTCGTTCCGACCTCCAAGTTGCAGAGCAAAGGTAAACGCTACTACTTTACCGGCACTTTCAAGTTGCAGCCCGGCGAGGTTTTTGTTTCGCCGCTCGACCTGAACATCGAGCAAGGCAAGGTCGAGGTGCCGTTCAAACCCATGCTGCGAGTCGCGACGCCGGTGACCGACAGTCAGGGGGCAAAACGGGGTATCGTCATCCTGAATTACTACGGGCGCAATATGCTTGATGCCTTTGCAGAAGCCACCAGCCATATTGCCGACCACATCATGCTAGTGAATGGCGAGGGTTACTGGCTGAAAAGCCCGAACCCTGCCGATGAATGGGGGTTCATGTTCAAAAAGCCGGAACTGAGCCTGGCTGTGCGAAATCCCGAGGCATGGGAGAAAATTAGTGCGTCCGACAATGGCCAGATTCAAATGTCTGACGGCTTGTGGACATGGCAAACTGTATATCCCCTGCTCGCCGGTCAGAAATCCAGTACTGGTGCCGCTGATTCCTTCGCGCAGAGTCGTGGGGAGATTGAGAACAAAAAATACGTCTGGAAGTCGGTGGCCCATTTGCCAAGAGAGGCTCTTACCACGGTCCGGCAAGCCATATGGCTGAAGCTGGGTGGTGTTGCGGTGGTCCTGCTCTCGCTGCTCGGCTTGGGAAGCCGGGAACTGGCCAAAATTTGGGCCGCCATGCGCGCCGACGCGGAGCTCCACAACATCATGATGAAAGCCATCGGCGACGGCGTGATCGCCACCGACGTCAGGGGTCGCGTGAAACTGCTCAACCCCGTGGCCGAAGCCCTCACCGGCTGGACGGACGCCGAGGCCCGCGGAAAACAGGTGGAAGAGGTTTTCCGCTTAGTTCACGAAGAAACGGGGGAAAAGGCGGAGGACCTGATCGCCAAGGTCCTCCGCGATGGTCACCTGATGCTGGGATTGGCCACCAACACCCTGCTGATCGCCAAGGACGGCGTGGAGCGGCCTATCGCCGCTTCGGCCATTCCCATCCGTAACGTGCAGGGCGACATCACCAGCGTGGTGTTGGTGTTCCGCAACCAAAGCGAGAAGCGGCAGGCGGAAGAAGCACAAAGGCTGCTGGCCGAGACCATCAGGGCTAGTCTCAACGAGATCTACATCTTCGCCGCCGATACTCTGCGCTTCCTCTTCATCAACGATGCTGCGCTGCGAAACCTCGGGTATACGATGGCACAGATGCTGGAAATGACGCCGCTGGACCTGAAGCCGACCTTCACCCGCGAGACGTTTGAGGAGTTGATCGCGCCGCTGCGTCGGCACGAACTTCAGCGTTTAGTGTTCGAGACAGAATACCGCCG
This region of Geothermobacter ehrlichii genomic DNA includes:
- the umuC gene encoding translesion error-prone DNA polymerase V subunit UmuC, which codes for MRRFALVDCNNFYCSCERLFRPDLKKVPVVVLSNNDGCVVARSSEARALGIGMGAPLFKVRETVRRHNVRVFSSNYALYGDISARVMQTLERFSPDLEIYSIDEAFLDLSGVASPVEYGQEIRATVHKHVGVPVSVGIGPTKTLAKLANYAAKKFKATGGVVDLSDPQKQQRLLAIAPVGEVWGVGRRLAASLQKLGVTTALDLARTEPRRIRRRYSVVLERTVRELNGESCIDLEAMPAAKKQIVCSRSFGEKLTDYADVRQAVYEFAARAAEKLRREGQLARMVHLFIRTSPFDGTGPGYNNAATGTLPCPSADSLEILALVTRLFDDIWQDGCRYAKAGVMLGDFCTPDQVQPDLFAAEADHDRSDRLMRAIDAINHGGRGKVWFGGQRPQKDWFMRQAHLSPAYTTRWESIPEVG
- the umuD gene encoding translesion error-prone DNA polymerase V autoproteolytic subunit, which gives rise to MNAESIGRAGDFDRLDIPLFLDAVPAGFPSPASDYKERTLDLNELCVRNPAATYFVRAQGDSMIEAGIFPGDVLVVDRSLEARHGDVVIAEFNGELTVKRLELKPEVRLVPMNRRHAPVPVPEGAELEIFGVVTTVIHTLRRP
- a CDS encoding HDOD domain-containing protein, whose amino-acid sequence is MKNKELQAIVRAIGDLPPMPIVAVKVLEMPQKPDTTAGKLAKTIASDQAVSARVLKIVNSSFYSLRRKITSLEHAIVILGEKTVKSLVFAATIRGINKSCGLMEKILWEDSLGCTIGSRMVAVWFKSADPEEAFVAGLFRHNGKMVFNNLDPEKFRKVMEAVCNGEGSEEEMEALFFPYGHAEVGEAVLTKWNFSEDLAQVARYHNDISGIDPVEQSRDSKSEKIIGSTKRF
- a CDS encoding PAS domain S-box protein, with the translated sequence MKIALSASVLALLAGIFLYGRTEIEREMTRLLSQETLNVNLGSSVLARNLESISRDLSFLSTYSALKNALDDPSSKSLQLLANDFANFSRSKGIYDQIRWLDETGMEIVRVDYAEGKAVVVPTSKLQSKGKRYYFTGTFKLQPGEVFVSPLDLNIEQGKVEVPFKPMLRVATPVTDSQGAKRGIVILNYYGRNMLDAFAEATSHIADHIMLVNGEGYWLKSPNPADEWGFMFKKPELSLAVRNPEAWEKISASDNGQIQMSDGLWTWQTVYPLLAGQKSSTGAADSFAQSRGEIENKKYVWKSVAHLPREALTTVRQAIWLKLGGVAVVLLSLLGLGSRELAKIWAAMRADAELHNIMMKAIGDGVIATDVRGRVKLLNPVAEALTGWTDAEARGKQVEEVFRLVHEETGEKAEDLIAKVLRDGHLMLGLATNTLLIAKDGVERPIAASAIPIRNVQGDITSVVLVFRNQSEKRQAEEAQRLLAETIRASLNEIYIFAADTLRFLFINDAALRNLGYTMAQMLEMTPLDLKPTFTRETFEELIAPLRRHELQRLVFETEYRRVDGSMYPVEVHLQLIESAGPPVFRALVTDITERKRAEAERERLIAAIEHVGEIIFITDLAGTIQYVNPAFEAITGYTREEVLGQTPRILKSGEHGQSFYRDLWGTITSGKTWQGRIVDKRKDGTLFTVDATISPVKDRSGQIVSYVAVKRDITEYLQVATQLQQAQKMESVGRLAGGVAHDFNNMLSVILGCAEIAMGRVDPTRPLFPILLEIRKAAERSADITRQLLGFARRQMVEPKVLDLNKTVEGTLKILRRLIGENIDLVWLPDSGVGQVKMDPAQINQILANLCVNAQDAIADTGKITIETRNVTFDNDYCARHTGSIPGKYVLLAVSDNGCGMDKETLANIFEPFFTTKETGQGTGLGLATVYGIVKQNNGFINVYSEPGHGTTFKIYLPRYQGEARLPRQDGHGVTAPCGQETILLVEDEPAILDATKTMLEQQGYTVLPASSPGEALRLAEAHSGEIHLLMTDVIMPEMNGRDLARNLTALYPNLKSLFMSGYTANVIAHHGVLNENVNFIPKPFGMQALCVKVREVLDRK